The segment CAGGAGTTGTTGAATATCCTCGTGTGTTTTTTGAATAAAATGTAAATTAAAATTAAGAATATGACCATTAATTATATCTTTTTTATTGGTGTTCAATATGGTTTTTTCTGAAGAAGTTCTAGAATTGGAGATGATACAGCTGTTCCGTTTTTAGAGCCCCTCTATTAAAAGTATATCTTTCATGGTAGTTTAATCCATTTCTTAATTGATTCATACTTCGAGTAACATTATTAAGCATTTTTTGACTATAAAAAAATAGACTTTAACCAGTTAGTAGGGGAAATGGAAAAAACGACCGCTGCCTCGGCCTGTGTGAAATAATTCGTTGTGATTAAATTAGCAAGTCATCTTTAAACAATGATATAAAGGAGTGAGTTTATGTCTGCTAATAATTTTCCTGGACCAAATCCACAAACTCCATTTCCATTAGAAGGAAATAAAAATGTTCAATTTATTAAGCCAACTATAACAAGAAAAAATGTTTCTGTTGGGGATTATTCGTACTACGATAGTAAACATGGAGAGTCATTTGAAGAACAAGTTCTATATCACTATGAAGTAATAGGTGATGAACTGATTATAGGAAAGTTTTGTTCGATAGGTCCAGGAACAACCTTTATTATGAATGGAGCGAACCATCAAATGGATGGCTCTACTTATCCATTCCATTTGTTTGGCAGTGGGTGGGATATGTATGTACCTACCTTAGACGACCTGCCGATTAAAGGAGATACTGAAGTCGGAAATGATGTATGGATAGGAAGAGATGTAACAATTATGCCTGGAGTCAAAATTGGAGATGGAGCAATAATTGCTGCACAATCAGTTGTTACAAAAAATGTAGCCCCCTATACAGTTGTTGGAGGAAATCCTGCGATAGTTATAAAAAAACGTTATTCAGATAAAGTAATAGAGGATTGGCTAACAATAAAGTGGTGGGATTGGGATTCTAAGAAAATTAGTGATAATCTCGAGTTCATAATAGGTGGACATATAGATAAATTGAAAAAGAACAATTAAATTAAGATCGGACTGGATGCTTAATAGGTTCTTCTGATCTTTGTTCTAAAATACTTCACTCTCGAAAAGTAGTGTGGATGATGACTTACTTGGTGGGTTTTGTACCAAAAGGTTAAGAAAGTAATTTAAGTAGAAAATCTATTTTCTTATATCTGAAACTCTTTTTCTACTATGTAGATCAATAATAAACTCTTGACAGTCATAATAAACTTTTGCTAACTTTACCACCAATTCTGTAAGAATAAACCTTTGCTTTTTCAATATAAAACTCATTAAAAATTCGGGTTTTCCTCATCAGGAACCCGGATTTTTTCATGTCTTTTTCAATATCTTTTCAATACAGTAATGTTCCCAAACTATTGATGTTACTGGCTTTTTCCAATATTCGATTCAATACTATTTCAATAACAAATCAATACTTATCCAATATTTTTATCTTTCCTCTTGATCTCTTATCTCCATTATTTTCTTCCCTCTATTATGTCAAAACTTTATTCTAACTCCGAAAAAACCATGAAAAAACAGCTAAAAAAGGCTCGTAAAGCGATCGATTTTAATCCAAAATTGGATAAAAATGAGGGGTCTGTAGCAAAACTTTATTATGACTCGAACGGTGGAATGCGGGTTGGAGAGGTGGGATTTAGCAGATGATTATTCTTATGGTACAGGTGGAGAAATAAGGCTATTCAAAGCACTGATAAATAAAGGGTTTCCTGACATTGAACTTTGCTCACGGCTACTTTGCCGAGGATGTTAAAGTCGGGAAACCCTCATTTTTATTCTTTGAGGAAACATATCAACTACCCTGAAAACGATAGGGTCGAGTTGACAGATTAGATTTTTTATTGAGGTT is part of the Lysinibacillus sp. FSL K6-0232 genome and harbors:
- a CDS encoding Vat family streptogramin A O-acetyltransferase gives rise to the protein MSANNFPGPNPQTPFPLEGNKNVQFIKPTITRKNVSVGDYSYYDSKHGESFEEQVLYHYEVIGDELIIGKFCSIGPGTTFIMNGANHQMDGSTYPFHLFGSGWDMYVPTLDDLPIKGDTEVGNDVWIGRDVTIMPGVKIGDGAIIAAQSVVTKNVAPYTVVGGNPAIVIKKRYSDKVIEDWLTIKWWDWDSKKISDNLEFIIGGHIDKLKKNN